The Theileria orientalis strain Shintoku DNA, chromosome 3, complete genome genome window below encodes:
- a CDS encoding uncharacterized protein (Gaa1-like, GPI transamidase component family protein), whose amino-acid sequence MSLTSKKFVILKRIVEKILLPFSNLIFLVVLLGLPFLYRFKYNTSVQEHGYLNRYSMNEVVQSEFDLMYKTKEYLLSDSSLKHLEEKEHIRDNHYNYYTNKNNYTDYQQDFKKTETDSAYSYWSDVRFEDTPEIFVKIAHTLKDIKNVQVSYNRFKYTFPTSGKNSEIYGHNLLFKVNCLRCLARGATLLVATINTDNYKEDVTSVVLSLTAIKHLSNAQYLSQNIFLLVTMKQLPFAVGTRQFLHDYFNSHYFKHRSGTLHNALVVDLGTNKCSSFLISYEGIDGHLPNQDIVNIFVEISEVEGMTVHTRGLWQSIFRMAVNVDRLRHHVPLLEKNINGFSIMCKSTSKFEQTVNYNLELLLKSVVLTLRNQNNLHTMLERSFNFYFFVKPTSFVSISIYSLVVPLLFIRQLVMMSFSPYLDNVKMILGIVLVFLNIAFASTPAYLFLLRLARNNSGNAVDLALLNEVRKSLGLLVLSYTLVFVVNHAFYLNFQHKFGDQYVGERSLMREELLAKLRKLSKANQPKPLTRLKEKLRKMRRRFVKKWLRMGKKSRTPKRQRSADTVLSRSDSAETEASARREAELRENMEKLRAQNDAMGPYWYISKVPTRLPRVDVFLLLSIYFLGIAFSLGLSVLNWALCFLLTIFILLPFNVMSVHSNSKARNIVCLVYFLALGLLFYPFEGWMGSVRGGAFHLLKNLSYGLEALFEVNYLKRYEVCEELADKFAFLKDYVFGSKTQWINSTGNRFLLRKIYSATENHLLFGSYNIVILLFLFGIIAHMMFLNVFSLFFKTSKTKTE is encoded by the exons atgTCACTCACTTCAAAgaaatttgttattttaaagaggATTGTGGAGAAGATTCTACTCCCATTCAG TAACCTTATCTTCCTTGTGGTTCTGCTGGGTCTCCCTTTCCTGTAtcgatttaaatataacacCTCAGTCCAGGAGCATGGGTACCTGAACAGGTACTCAATGAACGAGGTGGTTCAATCAGAGTTTGATTTAATGTATAAGACTAAAGAGTACTTATTATCGGACTCGAGTTTAAAGCACCTCGAAGAAAAAGAACACATCAGAGATAACCactacaactactacacaaataaaaacaactaCACAGATTATCAGcaagattttaaaaagacTGAAACGGATTCAGCATACTCATACTGGTCGGATGTACGCTTTGAAGATACACCCGagatatttgtaaaaatagcACATACACTCAAGGATATAAAAAACGTGCAGGTGTCATACAACAGATTTAAGTACACATTTCCAACAAGTGGAAAAAACAGTGAGATATATGGACACAATTTGCTGTTCAAAGTCAACTGTCTGAGGTGCCTGGCGAGAGGAGCGACGCTGCTGGTGGCGACGATCAACACCGACAACTACAAGGAGGACGTGACGAGCGTGGTGCTGAGCCTGACGGCAATCAAGCACCTGTCGAACGCACAGTACCTGTCGCAGAACATCTTCCTGCTGGTGACGATGAAGCAGCTGCCCTTCGCAGTGGGAACGAGGCAGTTCCTGCACGACTACTTCAACAGCCACTACTTCAAGCACAGGTCAGGCACGCTGCACAACGCGCTGGTGGTGGACCTGGGAACGAACAAGTGCTCCTCGTTCCTGATCAGCTACGAGGGAATAGACGGGCACCTGCCGAACCAGGACATAGTTAACATATTCGTGGAGATCTCGGAGGTCGAGGGGATGACGGTGCACACGCGGGGACTGTGGCAGTCGATCTTCAGAATGGCAGTGAACGTGGACAGGCTGAGGCACCACGtgccgctgctggagaagaaCATCAACGGCTTCTCGATCATGTGCAAGTCCACGAGCAAGTTCGAGCAGACAGTGAACTACaacctggagctgctgctgaagtcAGTGGTGCTGACGCTGAGGAACCAGAACAACCTGCACACCATGCTCGAGAGGTCGTTCAACTTCTACTTCTTCGTGAAGCCGACCTCGTTCGTGTCAATCTCAATATACAGCCTCGTGGTGCCGCTCCTCTTCATCAGGCAGCTGGTGATGATGTCCTTCAGCCCGTACCTGGACAACGTGAAGATGATCCTGGGCATCGTGCTGGTCTTCCTGAACATAGCCTTCGCGTCGACGCCGGCATACCTGTTCCTGCTGAGGCTGGCGAGGAACAACTCGGGCAACGCAGTGGACCTGGCGCTGCTCAACGAGGTGAGGAAGTCGCTGGGCCTGCTGGTGCTCTCGTACACGCTGGTGTTCGTGGTGAACCACGCCTTCTACCTCAACTTCCAGCACAAGTTCGGAGACCAGTACGTGGGAGAAAGGTCGCTGATGCgggaggagctgctggcgAAGCTGAGAAAGCTGAGTAAGGCAAATCAGCCGAAGCCGCTCACTCGGCTCaaggagaagctgaggaAGATGAGGCGGCGCTTCGTGAAAAAGTGGCTGCGAATGGGCAAGAAGTCGAGGACGCCGAAGAGGCAGAGGAGCGCGGACACGGTCCTGAGCAGGTCGGACTCCGCGGAAACGGAGGCCTCGGCACGCAGGGAGGCTGAGCTCCGCGAGAACATGGAGAAGCTGAGGGCGCAGAACGACGCGATGGGCCCCTACTGGTACATAAGCAAGGTGCCGACGCGCCTGCCGAGGGTGGACGTGTTCCTGCTGCTCTCGATATACTTCCTGGGCATCGCATTCTCACTCGGGCTCTCGGTGCTCAACTGGGCGCTCTGCTTCCTGCTCACCATTTTCATACTCCTGCCCTTCAACGTCATGAGCGTGCACAGCAACTCGAAGGCGCGCAACATAGTGTGCCTGGTCTACTTCCTCGCCCTGGGCCTGCTCTTCTACCCCTTCGAGGGCTGGATGGGATCGGTGAGGGGCGGCGCCTTccacctgctgaagaacctgagCTACGGCCTCGAGGCGCTATTCGAGGTAAACTACCTGAAGAGGTACGAGGTGTGCGAGGAGCTGGCAGACAAGTTCGCCTTTCTGAAGGACTACGTGTTCGGAAGCAAGACGCAGTGGATCAACTCGACGGGAAACAGGTTCCTTCTGAGAAAAATATACTCGGCGACCGAGAATCACCTGCTCTTCGGGTCCTACAACATAGTGATCCTGCTATTCCTGTTTGGAATCATAGCGCACATGATGTTCTTAAACGTATTTTCGCTCTTTTTCAAGACGTCGAAGACGAAAACAGAGTGA